The region ATCCGGGCGGGCAGCGTGGGCGTTGCCACTGCGGGACATTCATCCGTACTTGCCAAAATGGGCGGCTACAAATTGCCACTGCATTCCTATGCGTTGCAGGCCTTCGTCACAGAAGCGATCAAACCCTTCATGGACACCGTTGCCTTCTCTCCCATGACGGGAAGCTATTTCAGCCAATCCGACAAGGGCGGGTTGGTGATTGGTGGCGGGCTTGATCGGGTTCCATCATACGGCCAGCGTGGCAACATGCCGATGCAGGAAACGGTATTGGCCGGCATCATCGACATGGCCCCTGCCCTCGCCAAGGTGAAGCTCTTACGCCATTGGGCGGGGATCGTGGATGTCAGCCCCGACAGCTCCCCATTAATCGGGCCGTCCGGGACTGAGGGGATCTATATCAATTGCGGATGGGGCACGGGCGGGTTCAAGGCCATTCCGGCGGGCGGATACCTCTTTGCCCATTTGCTTGCCAATGGCGCGCATCACGACATCAGCCGACCCTTTGATCCAGGTCGGTTTAACACCGGTCACCTCATCGATGAGGCCGCTGGTTCTGGCATTGCACATTGAGGATAGAATTGAATGCAGCAGTTCCCCTGCCCCTTTTGCGGATTGCGCGACGAGCGAGAGTTTCACTTCGCCGGTGAAGCCGGGAAAACCCGACCGGACACAACCAAAGAGATCAGCGACGCCGATTGGACGGCGTATCTGTATTACTGCACCAATGCCAAGGGTCCATCCCGCGAAATCTGGGTGCATACAACCTGCCAGGAATACTTTGCCATGACGCGGGACACGGTCTCGATGGAAGTCCTATCGACGGAAGCCTTGAACGAGGATGCGGCATGAGCGGGGTGCGGATCAAAGAAGCAGGTCTGATTGACCAAAGCAAACCCATCAAGTTCACCTTTGATGGCAAGACCTATCGTGGATTTGAAGGTGATACGGTCGCGTCCGCTTTGTTGGCTACTGGTCTGCGCGTCTTTGCGCGCAGTTTCAAATATCACAGGCCACGCGGCGTTTGGGGGGCCTGGTCAGATGATCCCAATGCGATTGTCGATATCGCGTTGAATGGAATTTCCTATCCCAATTGTCAGGCCACGACGACGGCTCTGGCCGAGGGCATGGAGGTCCGCTCGATCAATGCCTGGCCGTCGGCAGAGCGCGATGTGAAAGGCATTCTGGACCTGGCACACCGGTTCCTGCCGGCCGGGTTCTACTATAAGATGTTCATGTGGCCCGACTGGCACCTGTTTGAGCCAATGATCCGCAAGATGGCCGGTCTCGGAACGCTCGAAAGAGAAGTGTCGGACCAGTTCCAAGCCTCAATCCTGCACGAACATTGTGATACACTTGTGGTCGGAGGGGGCCCTGCCGGTTTGACGGCAGCGCGCGTGGCCGCCGAAGCGGGCAAGTCGGTTACGCTGATCGATGATCACGCGGAACTGGGGGGCAGTCTTTTCCGCATGGCCAACGCCAGTGGCTTGAACGCCTCGGATTGGGTCGCGGAACAAACCGTTGCCATCCAAACTGCAGGCGGTCGCATCCTGACCGCTACCACTGCCATCGGTGTCTACGACCACCGCATGATGTCGCTGGTCACAGATCGCGGTTTGGGCACAGCACCTATCATGCGTAAAATGCGGGCCGATCACGTCATCATCGCAACCGGTGCCATTGATCGACCCGTTACCTTCGTGAACAATGATCGCCCCGGCATCATGTCCGTTGATGCGGGCATTGAATACCTTGCGCGCTATGGAGTTCGGGCGGGAGGGAAAATTGCCATTCTGACCAACCGTCCCGATATGGCGGCGAACCTTGCGCAGTTAGAGGCAGCTGGCGCGTCCATCACTGTCGTGGACGCCGCTACGGTGCACATCCAAGCGACCGGCACAAAGTCCGTCACAGGCCTCGTTGCCGGTGGGAAGACCATCAGCTGCGACACAGTCTTGGCCTCGGCCGGACAAACCCCACTTATTCACCTTTGGCGTCATGCCGGTGGCAAGCTCGCGTGGGACGAGGACCGGCAAACTTTTATTCCGTCGGAAGGCCCGAACTGGATGCGCGTGATTGGCGCTGCTGCAGGCAAGTTTGATTTTGATGTTGCAGTTCAAGAAGCCACAACAGCGGCCCTGAAGGCCCCCGCCCCGCCGCGTTCAATCTACAAAGTCACGCCCCTTAAACCCGACTTGACGGGCAAGGGTCGGCAGTGGATCGATTTGCAACACGATGTCACGCTCAAGGACGTGGCGCTGGCACACCGCGAAAATATGGTTTCGGTCGAGCATCTCAAACGGTACACGACACTAGGAATGGCTGGGGATCAGGGCAAGACGTCTAACATCGCAGGCCTCTCGGCGATGGCCGAGCTAAAGGGGCAGAGCATCCCTGAAGTCGGCACGACGACCTTCCGCCCGCCATTTGTTCCGGTCCCGCTTGAAGCGTATCGCGGGGCGAAACGTGATCGGCAGATGGCCCCGCTGAAACGCCTTGCGCTTGAACCGGAGCACCGCGCGCTTGACGCTGCGATGGGGGAATATGGCGGATGGCTGCGGCCGGCCTGGTATGGCGGTGATGACGAAAAGACGGCAGTCGTGCGCGAATGTAAGATTGCCCGCGAAGCTGCCGCGATCATGGATGGGTCGGCTCTGGGTGCTATCGAGGTGATCGGCCCGGATGCACGAGACTTCGTCAATTTCGTCTACTACAACACCATGTCCAACCTGAAACCGGGGCGAGATCCGCTACGGCTTCATGCTGAGCGAGTCCGGGTTGGTCTTTGACGATGGGGTGATGGCCTGTGTCGACGATACGCGCTTCATTATTTCCTGCTCGTCTTCGCACGCAGACGCGGTCATGGCACATCTTGAGCATTGGCGGCAGGATTCCTTTGATCCCAAGCGCGTACATATCCACGACACGACAGTGAACTGGTCCACGGTGACAATCGCAGGTCCAAAGGCGTCAGACATCGTTGCAGAGCTCGGCGTGCTCGAGAACTTGCGCGACTTTCCACATATGTCGCTCAGATTTGGAGACTTTGAGGGCGAAGAAACCCGTGTCGCCAGGGTCAGCTTTACGGGCGACACGAGTTTTGAGATCTCGGTTCGCAACGACCATGCGACAGCGCTTTGGCGTAAGACGTTGGAAATTGGAACGAAACACGGCGCAGGCCCAGTTGGGGCAGAAGCCCTGACGGTTCTGCGTGCTGAAAAAGGCTACATCCTCGTAGGCAAGGATACTGATGGCGAAACCATGCCGCACGATCTGGGCTTTGGAGCACCACGTCTCAAGAAATCCGCGGCCTTCGTAGGCGACAGGAGCCTACATTCGGAAAAAGCCAACAGTGCAGCCCGCAAGCAGCTTGTTGGCCTCATCGTCAAGGATGGTGAGCCAATGCTCCCTATTGGTGCCCACATAGTGCGCAACAAAAACGGCAAACGCCGCTCTGTCGGCTATGTCACCACTAGTCACGATAGCCCAACATTGGGTCGGCCAATCGCCCTTGCCCTTTTGGAGGGTGGTGAACACGCGATGGGAGAACCAGTCGATCTTTGGCACTTGGGCCAAGCTCGCAGTGCCAAGATAGCGACGTCCTGCGCCTATGATCAAGAGGGGGCACGGATTGATGCGTGATGATCGCAACAGATGGCCCGTCGCGGTAGAATCTGAACGACCGAACTTAGTTCGTGACACGATCTCTTTACGCTATGTATCTCCGGCCAGACAAACCGTCATCAGCGGTAGCTTCGAAGACTGCTTGGCTCTGAGTGGACTTGAAACAGCTGTTGGCGGCGGCTCCGGTTTTGCCAGTGGCGAAACTTACGCTCTGCGTCAAAGACGTGATCGTGTTGTTGTGGTCAATGGCCCTGACATTGCCGATGGCTGGCATTCTGCGCACAACGTTGGGGTGTCGGACATGACATCGGCTTATTCTGTGATCGAAATGACCGGGGCCAGAGTCGAACAGCTGATCGCAACTGGAACCGAATTTAATGGTGATCACGCGTCGGCCTCCGTTTCTCGGCTTTGGCATGGTTTTGGCGTCCTTCTCTATCGGCACGGAGCGAAGGACGTGTTTCGGATGCATGTCCGAAGCGCGCTTGCTGAGGCGGTATGGGACATGTTTGAGCGTCAGATCGACAGTCTGGCCAGTGTCTGGGCCGATCAAAGAGATATTGGTGAGATGACAAAGGACATGGACGGCGCTAAATTGACCTGCAAAGAAGCAAGTTAAAAGAAAAGGATAGGGACTTCAGGTGAACGCCAGAAAAAGAGCACCAAAATCCGGCACGATCTCGGCTCAGGATTGGATCGATGCTTCGCGCGCCGTCTTGATCAAGCGCGGGATATCGGCGGTCAAGGTTGAACCTCTTGCAAAGAAACTTGGCGTGACCCCAGGCAGCTTCTATTGGCACTTCAAGAACCGTGATGCCCTTTACCGCGCACTGCTCAAAGACTGGCTGGCCACAAATGTGCATCCGTTTATCGAGGCACTGGAAGAAGCCGCAGAATGCCCCAAAGCACAGTATCTTGCGCTCGCATATGTCTGGGTATTGAGCCCTCAATTCGATGCACCGCTGGACGTTGCCATTCGAGAATGGGGGAAAACCTCCAAACTCGCGGCGCGCACCATGAAATATGTCGATCACAAGCGCATATCGCTTTATCAATGGGTGTTCGAAGGTTTTGGACATGATCCGATGTCTGCCATCGTCCGTGCGCGCACCATGTATTTTCACCAGATTGGCTATTATGCGATGCGTGTTG is a window of Roseovarius sp. W115 DNA encoding:
- a CDS encoding sarcosine oxidase subunit delta — protein: MQQFPCPFCGLRDEREFHFAGEAGKTRPDTTKEISDADWTAYLYYCTNAKGPSREIWVHTTCQEYFAMTRDTVSMEVLSTEALNEDAA
- a CDS encoding 2Fe-2S iron-sulfur cluster-binding protein is translated as MSGVRIKEAGLIDQSKPIKFTFDGKTYRGFEGDTVASALLATGLRVFARSFKYHRPRGVWGAWSDDPNAIVDIALNGISYPNCQATTTALAEGMEVRSINAWPSAERDVKGILDLAHRFLPAGFYYKMFMWPDWHLFEPMIRKMAGLGTLEREVSDQFQASILHEHCDTLVVGGGPAGLTAARVAAEAGKSVTLIDDHAELGGSLFRMANASGLNASDWVAEQTVAIQTAGGRILTATTAIGVYDHRMMSLVTDRGLGTAPIMRKMRADHVIIATGAIDRPVTFVNNDRPGIMSVDAGIEYLARYGVRAGGKIAILTNRPDMAANLAQLEAAGASITVVDAATVHIQATGTKSVTGLVAGGKTISCDTVLASAGQTPLIHLWRHAGGKLAWDEDRQTFIPSEGPNWMRVIGAAAGKFDFDVAVQEATTAALKAPAPPRSIYKVTPLKPDLTGKGRQWIDLQHDVTLKDVALAHRENMVSVEHLKRYTTLGMAGDQGKTSNIAGLSAMAELKGQSIPEVGTTTFRPPFVPVPLEAYRGAKRDRQMAPLKRLALEPEHRALDAAMGEYGGWLRPAWYGGDDEKTAVVRECKIAREAAAIMDGSALGAIEVIGPDARDFVNFVYYNTMSNLKPGRDPLRLHAERVRVGL
- a CDS encoding aminomethyltransferase family protein; the encoded protein is MLSESGLVFDDGVMACVDDTRFIISCSSSHADAVMAHLEHWRQDSFDPKRVHIHDTTVNWSTVTIAGPKASDIVAELGVLENLRDFPHMSLRFGDFEGEETRVARVSFTGDTSFEISVRNDHATALWRKTLEIGTKHGAGPVGAEALTVLRAEKGYILVGKDTDGETMPHDLGFGAPRLKKSAAFVGDRSLHSEKANSAARKQLVGLIVKDGEPMLPIGAHIVRNKNGKRRSVGYVTTSHDSPTLGRPIALALLEGGEHAMGEPVDLWHLGQARSAKIATSCAYDQEGARIDA
- a CDS encoding TetR/AcrR family transcriptional regulator, which produces MNARKRAPKSGTISAQDWIDASRAVLIKRGISAVKVEPLAKKLGVTPGSFYWHFKNRDALYRALLKDWLATNVHPFIEALEEAAECPKAQYLALAYVWVLSPQFDAPLDVAIREWGKTSKLAARTMKYVDHKRISLYQWVFEGFGHDPMSAIVRARTMYFHQIGYYAMRVDEDPDKRLLQIPHYAEIIAGDTWLRDLETPEAIEAALVEFPRRESLADRIARRRHAGVS